A region of Flavobacterium indicum GPTSA100-9 = DSM 17447 DNA encodes the following proteins:
- a CDS encoding aldo/keto reductase has protein sequence MKQTLLPHTNLKVSKICLGTMTFGNQNTEAEAHAQLDYAFERGINFIDTAEMYPIGGNEHIFGSTERYIGTWLAKNKHKRDQLVIATKIAGPNRGMSYIRQPLDFSKKSISEAVELSLKQLQIDSIDLYQLHWPERIMNMFQKRGLEKIDTSWKENIAEVLTIFDGLIKEGKIKYIGVSNENPWGVMKFLNESEKHGLPRIATIQNPYSLLNRLFEVGLSEICMREEVGLLAYSPLGFGFLSGKYLNGYPENARMTLFKNFVRYTNDNCFKATKLYKELADSVGLTPTELAIAFVHHQSFVTSTIIGATSIDQLEENINAFDVLLTDEVLNEINKIQEMIPNPAP, from the coding sequence ATGAAACAAACTTTATTACCTCATACTAATTTAAAAGTTAGCAAAATATGCTTGGGAACGATGACTTTTGGGAATCAAAATACCGAAGCAGAAGCGCATGCGCAATTAGATTATGCTTTTGAAAGAGGGATTAATTTTATTGATACGGCAGAAATGTACCCAATTGGTGGAAATGAACACATTTTTGGTAGTACCGAACGCTATATTGGGACTTGGTTAGCTAAAAATAAACACAAAAGAGATCAATTAGTGATTGCTACTAAAATTGCGGGGCCCAATCGTGGGATGAGTTACATCAGACAGCCACTAGATTTTTCTAAAAAAAGTATTAGCGAAGCGGTTGAATTGAGTTTAAAACAACTGCAGATAGATTCTATTGATTTGTATCAATTGCATTGGCCTGAACGAATCATGAATATGTTTCAAAAAAGAGGCTTAGAAAAAATTGATACCAGCTGGAAAGAAAATATTGCTGAGGTTTTAACGATTTTTGATGGATTAATTAAAGAAGGTAAGATTAAATATATTGGTGTTTCTAATGAAAATCCTTGGGGTGTAATGAAGTTTTTAAACGAAAGTGAAAAACATGGATTACCAAGAATTGCGACTATTCAAAATCCGTATTCCTTGTTAAATCGATTATTTGAAGTAGGACTTTCAGAAATATGCATGCGTGAGGAAGTAGGACTGTTAGCGTATTCGCCTTTAGGTTTTGGTTTTCTTTCAGGGAAGTATTTAAATGGTTATCCGGAAAATGCCCGTATGACATTGTTTAAAAATTTTGTCCGCTATACCAATGATAACTGTTTTAAAGCTACCAAATTATATAAAGAATTAGCCGATTCTGTTGGCTTAACACCAACTGAATTAGCCATAGCTTTTGTTCATCATCAATCGTTTGTAACGTCAACTATCATTGGTGCCACGTCAATTGATCAATTAGAAGAAAATATCAATGCGTTTGATGTGCTATTAACTGATGAGGTACTTAATGAAATTAATAAGATACAAGAGATGATTCCAAATCCAGCACCTTAA
- a CDS encoding DUF4139 domain-containing protein has product MKIKISIITCFCVLAAFAQKPFFTTAKTKAATVYFSGAELMQTTSLNLPVGTHEVVIKNVADQLNENTIQIGAPSTLTILSIQFTQNYISEYEIDENNPSIKKVRDSIELLQKSKLRHTNERTSHSKTIELLDKNQQISGQNSSINVAELMKLVEYYNAKRTQLNNAMNELSDKEATLQKKIDLLNKKLEINTEKEEKASKGKLVLQVMNEVAGIVNLDVSYITNNASWQPFYDLRAENTSSPINLLYKGKVMQNTGVDWKKVKLALSNGNPNQSNTAPILSAWFLRYGYPNQMYYQNAPVSNTIQSLSGSVSGLQINENKDFESRIVLRGNRSITGENNALVVIDGQISNQSVLTQLPPEVIKSVNVLKGAQGAALYGAQGVNGVIQVSTKDMNDYTSIEENQLNITFDIDIPYDILSNGKMHSVALKDLKLPATYKYYAVPKMEKEAFLLAELNDYGKYNLLPGEANIIFEGMNVGKTYINPNQTQDTLNLSMGRDKKIAIKREKVIDKSGTKFLSSYKEQTFTYDITVRNNKKEEIQMLLKDQFPLSTDKDITIEYLDKDGAKHNEETGVLTWEIKLKPNETKKYRISYKVKHPKDKVIGNL; this is encoded by the coding sequence ATGAAAATTAAAATCTCTATAATAACTTGCTTTTGTGTTTTAGCAGCTTTTGCACAAAAACCTTTTTTTACTACTGCAAAAACTAAAGCAGCCACCGTTTATTTTAGTGGAGCTGAATTGATGCAAACCACTTCTTTAAATCTTCCCGTAGGTACGCATGAAGTTGTTATTAAAAATGTGGCCGATCAATTGAATGAAAACACCATTCAAATTGGTGCACCAAGTACCTTGACCATCCTATCCATTCAATTTACTCAAAACTATATTTCGGAATATGAAATTGACGAAAATAATCCATCTATAAAAAAAGTACGTGATAGTATTGAACTACTTCAAAAATCCAAATTAAGGCATACAAACGAACGAACTTCGCATTCAAAAACCATTGAATTATTGGATAAAAACCAACAAATTTCGGGTCAAAATTCAAGTATAAATGTTGCTGAATTAATGAAATTGGTAGAGTATTATAATGCCAAACGTACCCAGTTGAATAATGCCATGAATGAGTTATCGGACAAAGAAGCAACACTCCAAAAAAAGATTGATTTATTAAATAAAAAACTAGAAATCAATACTGAAAAAGAAGAAAAAGCTTCTAAAGGAAAATTGGTTTTACAAGTCATGAATGAAGTGGCAGGAATTGTGAATTTAGACGTTAGTTATATTACCAATAATGCGTCATGGCAACCGTTTTATGATTTAAGAGCAGAAAACACTTCATCTCCAATCAATTTATTGTACAAAGGAAAAGTAATGCAAAACACAGGGGTGGATTGGAAAAAAGTAAAATTAGCTTTATCCAATGGCAACCCTAACCAAAGTAATACGGCTCCTATTTTGAGTGCTTGGTTTTTACGATACGGTTATCCTAATCAGATGTATTATCAAAATGCGCCCGTGAGTAATACCATTCAATCATTGAGTGGTAGTGTTTCTGGATTACAAATAAATGAAAATAAAGATTTTGAATCAAGAATTGTATTGAGAGGCAATCGAAGTATTACTGGTGAGAATAACGCATTAGTAGTAATAGATGGACAAATTTCAAATCAATCCGTTTTAACACAATTGCCTCCAGAAGTTATAAAATCAGTTAATGTGTTAAAAGGAGCGCAAGGAGCGGCACTTTATGGTGCACAAGGAGTAAATGGCGTTATACAAGTCTCAACAAAAGATATGAATGATTATACTTCAATTGAAGAAAACCAACTCAACATTACTTTTGATATTGATATTCCGTATGATATTTTGTCGAATGGAAAAATGCACAGTGTGGCTTTGAAAGATTTGAAATTACCTGCAACGTATAAATATTACGCAGTTCCAAAAATGGAAAAAGAAGCGTTTTTATTAGCGGAATTAAATGACTATGGTAAATACAATTTGCTACCAGGAGAAGCCAACATCATTTTTGAAGGCATGAATGTAGGGAAAACCTATATCAATCCAAACCAAACGCAAGATACTTTGAATTTGAGTATGGGTAGAGATAAAAAAATTGCCATTAAACGTGAAAAAGTGATTGATAAATCGGGAACTAAATTCTTATCGTCTTATAAAGAACAAACCTTTACGTATGATATTACGGTAAGAAACAACAAAAAAGAAGAAATTCAAATGTTATTGAAAGACCAATTCCCGTTAAGTACGGATAAAGACATCACGATTGAATATTTAGATAAAGATGGGGCTAAACACAATGAAGAAACAGGCGTTTTAACTTGGGAAATCAAACTTAAACCCAATGAAACTAAGAAATACCGAATTAGTTACAAAGTGAAGCATCCTAAAGACAAAGTCATAGGAAATCTTTAA
- a CDS encoding efflux RND transporter permease subunit, with protein MNKFIRNIIAFSLKNKAFTFFWVGILTISGFFAFKNMPIEAFPDVTNTQIIIITQWNGRSAEEVERFVTTPIELSMTSLQKKTSVRSTSMFGLSVIKIIFDDGVDDAFARNQVNNQLRNVSLPEDVEPEVQPPYGPTGEVLRYTLQSKTKDSRELLTLQNWVIDKALRSVPGVADINAFGGQTKIFEISVDPRKLEKYNLTPLEVYEAVNKSNMNVGGDIIEKNSQAYVVRGIGLLQSIPDIENIIISKNGENPVLVKNVALVNEGSMPRVGQAGLNNNPDVVEGIVVMRKGENTPIVLAAVKEKIKEIQATMLPKDVQLDIFYDRDNLMEFCTHTVMHNLAEGIILVTLMVFLFMADWRSTVIVSIIIPLALLFSFFCLHLMGMSANLLSLGAVDFGIIIDGAVVMVEGLFVMLDHRAAKEGMDKFNKLAKGGWIKKTGTEMGKAIFFSKLIIITALLPIFSFQKVEGKMFSPLAYTLGFALLGALLFTLTLVPVLSHILLNKNVKEKHNKFVDFWNRIVEKGFAFTFKNKKLSLLVSLSILVVTLFSSKFLGTEFLPPLNEGALWVEAKLPMSSSLGETVKMVEVLKKEIASFPEVNGILSQTGRSNDGTDPSGFYYVQMQVNLKPKEEWTRKISVDQLVEEMDHKLKKYQGIGYNYSQPIIDNVAEAVAGINASNAVKIYGPDLNKLNSLSNEVIKQIEHVQGIKDVGILRNIGQPEVSVVLNKENMAEYGVTISDAQTALEMAFGGKTATQKYEGDRKFDVRIRYDKDYRKNIDDLASIMVPTLNKTKVPLKEIAEIKTVTGPAFIYRDNSKRFIGVKFSVRDRDLGSTIAEAQANVKKNIKLPDGYSIGWTGEFENQVRATDRLTQVVPISIVMIFVLLFIMFGNIKDSLLVLANVPFALIGGILALHLTGMNFGISAGVGFIALFGICIQNGVILISEFHKNIKSGIEINLAILEAVKIRTRPVVMTALMATIGLLPAAISTGIGSESQKPLAIVIIGGLISATVLTLLVFPIIFWVFNRIKHESIT; from the coding sequence ATGAATAAATTCATTCGAAATATCATAGCTTTTTCACTCAAAAACAAAGCATTCACTTTTTTTTGGGTGGGAATTTTAACCATTTCAGGTTTTTTTGCCTTCAAAAACATGCCCATTGAAGCTTTTCCTGATGTAACCAATACCCAAATCATTATCATTACTCAATGGAATGGTAGAAGTGCTGAAGAAGTAGAACGTTTTGTAACCACTCCTATTGAACTTTCTATGACTTCATTACAGAAAAAAACAAGTGTAAGAAGTACTTCTATGTTTGGACTTTCTGTAATTAAAATCATATTTGATGATGGTGTGGATGATGCCTTTGCAAGAAATCAGGTAAACAATCAATTACGAAATGTTTCTTTACCTGAGGATGTGGAACCCGAAGTGCAACCCCCTTATGGCCCTACAGGCGAAGTTTTACGCTACACCCTACAAAGTAAAACCAAAGATTCAAGAGAATTATTAACCTTACAAAATTGGGTAATTGATAAAGCGCTTCGTTCAGTTCCTGGTGTTGCTGACATTAATGCTTTTGGAGGACAGACTAAAATTTTTGAAATAAGTGTTGACCCTCGTAAACTTGAAAAATACAACCTAACTCCGCTAGAAGTCTATGAAGCTGTAAACAAAAGTAATATGAATGTAGGCGGTGATATTATTGAAAAAAATAGTCAAGCCTATGTAGTTCGTGGTATTGGACTTTTACAATCCATCCCCGACATCGAAAATATCATTATATCTAAAAATGGAGAAAATCCTGTTTTGGTTAAAAATGTTGCATTAGTGAACGAAGGTTCAATGCCTCGTGTAGGACAAGCAGGATTAAACAATAATCCAGATGTAGTTGAAGGAATAGTTGTAATGCGAAAAGGAGAAAACACGCCTATTGTTTTAGCAGCTGTAAAAGAAAAAATTAAAGAGATTCAAGCCACGATGCTGCCAAAAGATGTACAACTCGACATTTTCTATGATCGTGACAATCTGATGGAATTTTGTACCCATACTGTAATGCATAATTTAGCTGAAGGTATCATATTGGTGACTTTAATGGTATTTTTATTTATGGCTGATTGGAGGAGTACAGTTATTGTTTCAATCATAATTCCCCTTGCTTTGTTGTTCTCTTTTTTCTGTTTACACCTTATGGGAATGAGCGCTAATTTACTTTCTCTTGGAGCGGTTGATTTTGGAATCATCATCGATGGAGCGGTTGTTATGGTTGAAGGACTTTTTGTAATGCTCGACCATCGGGCGGCGAAAGAAGGCATGGATAAATTCAACAAACTAGCAAAAGGCGGATGGATTAAAAAAACGGGGACAGAAATGGGAAAAGCTATTTTCTTCTCTAAATTAATCATTATTACTGCTTTACTACCCATTTTCTCATTTCAAAAAGTAGAGGGAAAAATGTTTTCACCATTAGCCTATACCCTTGGGTTTGCATTACTTGGCGCACTACTATTTACCTTAACCTTAGTACCTGTTTTATCTCATATATTATTAAATAAAAATGTAAAAGAAAAACATAATAAGTTTGTTGATTTTTGGAATAGAATTGTTGAAAAAGGATTTGCTTTTACTTTTAAAAACAAGAAACTCTCTCTCTTGGTTTCTTTGAGTATTTTGGTAGTAACTTTATTTTCTTCTAAATTTTTAGGTACCGAATTTTTACCTCCATTGAATGAAGGAGCTTTATGGGTTGAAGCAAAACTACCGATGAGTTCTAGTCTAGGTGAAACCGTTAAAATGGTTGAAGTACTAAAAAAAGAAATTGCTTCATTCCCGGAAGTTAATGGTATTTTATCTCAAACAGGAAGAAGTAATGATGGAACGGACCCAAGTGGTTTCTATTATGTTCAGATGCAGGTAAACTTAAAACCAAAAGAGGAATGGACTAGAAAAATCTCAGTCGATCAATTGGTAGAGGAAATGGATCATAAATTAAAAAAATACCAAGGAATTGGTTACAACTATTCTCAACCCATTATTGATAATGTTGCCGAGGCTGTTGCTGGAATTAATGCCTCAAATGCTGTTAAAATTTATGGCCCAGATTTAAATAAATTAAATTCCCTTTCGAATGAAGTGATAAAACAAATAGAACATGTTCAAGGAATAAAAGATGTTGGAATATTAAGAAACATTGGCCAACCCGAAGTTAGTGTTGTACTCAATAAAGAAAACATGGCAGAATATGGAGTAACCATTTCGGATGCTCAAACTGCACTTGAAATGGCCTTTGGAGGCAAAACAGCAACTCAAAAATATGAGGGCGATAGAAAATTTGATGTGCGAATTAGATATGATAAAGACTATAGAAAAAACATTGACGATTTAGCAAGTATTATGGTTCCCACGTTAAACAAAACGAAAGTCCCCTTAAAAGAAATTGCAGAAATTAAGACCGTAACTGGTCCGGCCTTTATTTACAGAGATAATTCTAAACGATTTATTGGTGTTAAATTCTCTGTAAGAGATAGAGACCTTGGAAGTACCATTGCAGAAGCACAAGCCAATGTGAAAAAAAACATCAAACTTCCTGACGGATATAGCATTGGATGGACAGGTGAATTTGAAAATCAAGTTCGTGCAACAGATCGATTAACTCAAGTAGTACCTATTAGTATTGTAATGATTTTTGTACTCCTATTCATTATGTTTGGCAACATAAAAGATTCCTTATTAGTATTAGCTAATGTACCCTTTGCTTTAATTGGTGGAATATTGGCATTACATTTAACCGGAATGAATTTTGGAATTTCTGCTGGAGTTGGTTTTATAGCTCTTTTTGGAATATGTATACAGAATGGCGTAATATTAATCTCAGAATTTCACAAAAATATTAAATCAGGTATTGAAATAAATTTGGCCATATTAGAAGCAGTTAAAATTCGAACAAGACCTGTAGTCATGACCGCTTTAATGGCAACAATTGGTTTATTACCTGCAGCAATTTCAACGGGCATTGGATCTGAATCTCAAAAACCATTAGCTATAGTTATTATTGGCGGATTAATTTCAGCAACGGTTCTAACTTTATTAGTATTTCCAATTATTTTCTGGGTTTTTAACCGTATTAAACACGAATCCATTACTTAA
- a CDS encoding HAMP domain-containing sensor histidine kinase: MTLKRKVAINISLAFSLLFGLAAIFVYLRFTDFRKVEFEEKLENKAYNTAKLVDEIKRIDNVTLQILDRKTLNKINNEKILVFDANYQLIYTSIDDAKINWTKNDLLLLNKKRTFFRTIDDKELLGVRFDFSKSDRYYVLILGQDKYGISKMNFLLVSLIVSFVISILFIWTFTYFLIKKSLQPLDDFQEKITSISANQLNLKLPESNTKNEIDLLTKAFNNMLDRLEKSFSMQKEFTSNASHELYTPLTRIALQIENLMTKEEHSEGTKKYLKNINNDIHQVADLINALLLLAKVERSEINKNFKPIRIDDIILQANELTAKNYPELIVHFEIIDHTDMDNPLEIKGNQALLVIVFTNLIKNGFLYSEDKKVNITIHQKSVKELAVSIENNGPSIPVEDQSKIFDSFVRGKNATNTQGSGIGLRIVKRILEYHNAQITYRYSNQSNIFTINFSI; the protein is encoded by the coding sequence ATGACTTTAAAAAGAAAAGTAGCCATTAATATTTCCCTTGCCTTTTCCTTATTATTTGGACTGGCAGCCATTTTTGTTTATTTAAGATTTACTGATTTTAGAAAGGTAGAATTTGAAGAAAAACTTGAAAACAAAGCTTATAACACAGCAAAATTAGTTGACGAAATTAAACGTATTGACAATGTTACACTTCAAATTTTAGATCGAAAAACATTAAATAAAATTAATAACGAGAAGATTTTAGTATTTGATGCTAATTACCAATTAATTTATACTAGTATTGATGATGCAAAAATTAATTGGACTAAAAATGATTTGTTACTACTCAATAAAAAAAGAACATTTTTTAGGACTATTGATGATAAAGAACTGCTTGGAGTACGATTCGACTTTAGTAAAAGTGACCGCTACTATGTATTAATACTTGGGCAAGATAAATATGGGATTTCCAAAATGAATTTCTTACTGGTTTCATTAATAGTTTCTTTTGTAATTAGTATATTATTTATTTGGACATTTACCTATTTCTTAATTAAAAAATCCTTACAACCTTTAGATGATTTTCAAGAAAAAATCACATCAATTTCTGCTAACCAACTAAATTTAAAATTGCCTGAAAGTAATACTAAAAACGAAATTGACTTACTAACGAAAGCTTTCAACAACATGCTAGATCGATTAGAAAAATCATTTAGTATGCAAAAAGAATTCACTTCAAATGCTTCACACGAATTATACACTCCCTTGACTCGGATTGCTCTCCAAATAGAAAATTTAATGACTAAAGAAGAACATTCTGAAGGAACAAAAAAATATTTAAAAAACATTAATAATGATATTCATCAAGTAGCCGATTTAATTAATGCTTTATTACTTTTAGCAAAAGTTGAAAGATCTGAAATTAACAAGAACTTTAAACCTATCAGAATAGATGATATCATTTTGCAAGCCAATGAATTAACTGCTAAAAATTATCCTGAATTAATTGTTCATTTTGAAATTATTGATCATACAGACATGGATAATCCATTGGAAATTAAAGGAAATCAAGCCTTGTTAGTGATTGTATTTACAAACTTAATTAAAAATGGTTTTTTATACTCAGAAGACAAAAAAGTGAATATTACAATTCATCAAAAATCGGTTAAAGAATTAGCTGTATCAATAGAAAATAATGGGCCTTCTATACCCGTTGAAGATCAATCTAAAATATTTGATTCTTTTGTTCGAGGTAAAAATGCTACAAATACACAAGGAAGTGGAATTGGACTTAGAATTGTAAAAAGAATCTTAGAATATCACAATGCTCAAATCACTTACAGGTACAGTAATCAATCCAACATTTTCACCATAAATTTCTCAATTTAA
- a CDS encoding TolC family protein gives MKTKLIGLFLCTFFAQIFAQNKLSIAESESLFLKNNLYLLANHYNIDISEAQILQAKIWDNPQFGLEVNAWAPNNEQKFFNVNQQGQKSAYIQQLIHIGGQRKNAIELAKSNAKLANYDFEILLRELKFQLRQSYFEIYFDTKSVQELDKQLINIKSVINAYSEQNKKGNISLKDLVRLQNLQLNLQKNRTEIINNINENKKSLNLLLGYSGQENYVLEPSTDEIKIYEKEVFDDLLNLQKTALENRPDFKKAATQIENASINLKLQKSLAIPDLTLGASYDQRGGAFNNQTNLTLAFPLPLWNKNKGNIKSAKFEIEQAEQQKEMATIEIKNEVKLALDKFQEQKTNFQITKTEIPSNLDTVYQGVYTNFVKRNISLLEFTDFLESYNESIISINNIKKAYLKTCEELNYTTASKIF, from the coding sequence ATGAAAACTAAATTAATTGGTCTTTTTTTATGCACCTTTTTTGCCCAAATCTTTGCCCAAAATAAACTCTCTATTGCGGAAAGTGAGTCCTTGTTTTTGAAAAACAATTTATACTTACTTGCGAATCATTATAATATAGATATCAGTGAAGCACAAATTTTACAAGCCAAAATTTGGGATAATCCTCAATTTGGATTGGAAGTTAATGCTTGGGCACCAAATAACGAACAAAAATTTTTCAATGTAAACCAACAAGGTCAAAAATCGGCTTATATTCAACAACTTATTCATATTGGCGGACAAAGAAAAAACGCTATAGAATTAGCTAAATCGAATGCTAAATTAGCTAATTATGATTTTGAAATCTTATTGCGAGAATTGAAATTTCAATTGCGTCAAAGTTATTTTGAAATCTATTTTGACACCAAATCTGTTCAAGAATTAGACAAGCAATTGATCAATATAAAATCGGTAATAAATGCCTATTCTGAACAAAACAAAAAAGGAAATATCTCATTAAAAGACTTAGTTCGATTACAAAATCTTCAATTAAATCTTCAAAAAAACAGAACGGAAATAATCAATAATATTAATGAAAACAAAAAATCACTTAATTTATTACTTGGTTATTCAGGACAAGAAAACTACGTACTTGAGCCATCAACAGATGAAATAAAAATCTATGAAAAAGAAGTATTTGATGACCTCTTGAACTTACAAAAAACAGCATTAGAAAACAGACCCGATTTCAAAAAAGCAGCTACACAAATTGAAAATGCCTCTATTAATTTAAAACTACAAAAATCTCTGGCTATTCCTGATTTAACATTAGGTGCTAGTTATGACCAGAGAGGAGGGGCTTTTAACAATCAGACGAACTTAACTTTAGCTTTTCCTTTACCACTTTGGAACAAAAATAAAGGCAATATTAAATCTGCAAAATTTGAAATAGAACAAGCAGAACAACAAAAAGAAATGGCAACAATTGAAATAAAAAATGAAGTAAAATTAGCTTTAGATAAATTTCAAGAACAAAAAACAAACTTTCAAATTACTAAAACAGAAATTCCTTCGAATCTTGATACTGTTTACCAAGGGGTATATACAAACTTTGTGAAACGAAACATCTCGCTATTAGAATTTACAGATTTTCTTGAAAGCTACAATGAAAGTATCATTTCTATAAACAACATTAAAAAGGCCTACTTAAAAACCTGCGAAGAATTAAATTATACAACCGCGTCAAAAATTTTCTAA
- a CDS encoding response regulator transcription factor: MRVLVLEDDLILSNEVVTYLKSMHIDCDAVFDGELFFRQINNETYDLYILDINVPKLNGLDVCKKIRETDKNTPILMLTAYREIQDKLDAFTFGADDYLVKPFHFDELYVRLLSLHRRSTTKQEDHQIIKIKDLEIDLDESKVKRNQEVIELTPKEFQLLVILAKAKGRTLSKNAIAEQIWDVHFESNLNTIEVYINFLRKKIDKNFEEKLILTRPGFGYYINVEE, encoded by the coding sequence ATGAGAGTTTTAGTATTAGAAGATGATTTAATTTTATCAAATGAAGTAGTCACTTATTTAAAATCGATGCATATTGATTGTGATGCTGTCTTTGATGGTGAATTATTTTTTAGACAAATAAACAATGAAACTTATGATCTTTACATTTTAGATATTAATGTACCTAAACTAAATGGTTTAGATGTTTGCAAAAAAATAAGAGAAACAGATAAAAACACTCCAATTTTAATGTTAACTGCCTATAGAGAAATTCAGGACAAATTAGACGCTTTTACCTTTGGTGCAGACGATTATTTAGTCAAACCCTTTCACTTTGACGAGTTGTATGTACGTCTTTTATCTTTACATAGAAGAAGTACAACCAAACAAGAAGACCATCAAATTATTAAAATTAAGGACTTAGAAATTGATTTGGACGAATCCAAGGTAAAAAGAAATCAAGAAGTTATTGAACTAACTCCAAAAGAATTTCAGTTATTGGTTATATTAGCAAAAGCGAAAGGAAGAACCCTTTCCAAAAATGCTATTGCGGAGCAAATTTGGGATGTTCATTTTGAAAGTAACCTAAACACCATTGAAGTATATATTAATTTTTTAAGAAAAAAAATAGATAAAAATTTTGAGGAAAAATTAATTTTAACCCGACCAGGGTTTGGATATTATATCAACGTAGAAGAATGA
- a CDS encoding efflux RND transporter periplasmic adaptor subunit — MINKISKYGFLILISFGFQNCKKVESEPIEKGFEITETMLKTTTFATAKVEPLKNEIKFFGKISADKNKLIEVYPMVGGNVEKVFVELGDYVKKGQILATIRSTEAAGYEKEYEDAIGEVKVAENNLKVAKELFEGKLNTERDVLLAKNELNIAKSQLNRIKQTYKIINIKPGSIYQVVAPISGYIIQKNINQDMQLRSDRSDNIFDVADTKDVWAIANVNESDINLVALGMDATVSTLSNQDKVFKGKIDKIFRIIDPETNAMNVRIVLNNPNSLLVPDSKATISVSYTENKSMLAIPSNAIVFDNNKNYVMVYKDKKHIETRPVEVYRQLKEIAYITSGLTEGEKVITHNQLLFYDALND; from the coding sequence ATGATAAATAAAATCTCAAAATACGGATTTCTAATTTTGATTTCTTTTGGATTTCAAAATTGTAAAAAAGTAGAATCTGAACCTATAGAAAAAGGTTTTGAAATTACTGAAACCATGCTTAAAACAACCACATTTGCTACAGCAAAAGTAGAACCGTTAAAAAATGAAATTAAATTTTTTGGTAAAATTTCAGCCGACAAAAACAAATTGATTGAAGTTTATCCAATGGTAGGTGGAAATGTAGAAAAGGTGTTTGTTGAACTAGGAGATTATGTAAAAAAAGGACAAATTTTAGCTACTATTAGAAGTACAGAAGCGGCAGGATATGAAAAAGAATATGAAGATGCCATTGGCGAAGTAAAAGTTGCTGAAAATAATTTGAAAGTAGCAAAAGAACTTTTTGAAGGTAAATTAAACACCGAGCGAGATGTCCTTTTAGCAAAGAACGAACTTAACATTGCAAAATCACAATTAAACCGAATTAAACAAACTTATAAAATTATCAATATCAAACCTGGGTCTATTTATCAAGTTGTAGCGCCTATAAGTGGTTATATTATTCAGAAAAACATCAATCAAGATATGCAATTGAGGAGTGATCGAAGTGATAATATTTTTGATGTGGCAGACACAAAAGATGTTTGGGCTATTGCAAATGTAAATGAAAGCGATATCAATCTAGTTGCGCTTGGAATGGACGCAACAGTTTCAACACTTTCTAATCAAGATAAAGTTTTTAAAGGGAAAATCGATAAAATTTTCCGAATCATAGATCCTGAAACTAATGCCATGAATGTAAGAATTGTACTTAACAATCCTAATTCCTTATTAGTACCAGATAGTAAAGCTACTATTTCTGTTTCCTATACAGAAAACAAATCTATGTTAGCTATTCCTTCTAATGCTATTGTTTTTGATAACAACAAAAACTATGTGATGGTTTATAAAGATAAAAAACATATTGAAACTAGACCGGTTGAAGTATACCGTCAACTAAAAGAAATAGCTTATATCACTTCTGGATTAACAGAAGGCGAAAAAGTAATTACACACAATCAGTTGTTATTTTATGACGCTTTAAACGATTAA